The window ATCTCTCAGGGAAAACACAACTTTATCAAGTCCTTTGGCTTTATTTACATCCCATTCCCCTTTCATCAGGCTGGTGTCGAGCGTAGCCAATACTGCCTCTTTGGCTTTGGGGTATTCTTTAAATCCATTTTCCTGCTTGATCCTGTTGATCACGGTTTCCTGGCTAAGTTTGTTGCGAAGGTCTTTTTCCAGGCGGCTTTTCAGGTTGAACTCTTCTTCTTCGAAGGTCCCAACCGGTTTTCGGCCTATCAGTTTAATAATATGGTAGCCAAAAGGAGTGGAAAAAGGTGCACTTATGCTGCCTGTATCTTTCAGGTTGCGTGTAGCTATAATAAATTCAGGTACCATCCGGTTGCTTCCAAACCAGGGTAGTTTACCCCCGTTTCCGGCAGATCCTTTATCTTCTGAATATTCAAGCACAACATCTTCAAATTTAACCCCCGAAGTTATCTTTTCATAAGCCCCATCGATCTTCATTTTTTTCTGTAAAGAATCCTTTGCGTTGGCATTGGGAGGCAAGGCCACAAAGATGTGTTCAACCTGCGCCTGCCCGAATGCAGGCTGTTTGTCGGTTACCTTGATCAGGTGATATCCGTAATCAGTCCTTAATGGTTGAGAAATTTTCCCTACTTCGGTAATATAAGCGCCCGTTTCAAATGGGTATACCATATCGAAAACGGTGAAATATCCCAGGTCACCCAGATTTCCCTTGCGGGCAGGCCGGTATTGGCTTGCTTCAGTATCCCGGGCTGAAGGATCTTCCGAAATCTCCACCGCCACTTTTCCGAAATCTTCTCCCATTAGGAGTCTTTCGCGGGTAGCCAGCGCTTTTTTGTATGCTTTCAATGTATCTTCAGGAGATGCATTCTTATCCAGGCGAATAAGGATATGGCTGGCCCTGATGTCCCAGTTTTTCCGTTCATAAGCTTCCTTCAGTAGATATTCACCGACCGAGGCGTCAACAAAATAAGGCTGCGCCAGCTGTTTGCGATAGCCTTCCAGTTCCTTGCGGAATGTCTGGAGTGTGTCCATCCCAAGCTCCTCAGCTTCTCTTACCTTAAGACGAAAATTGATATACAGGTCGAGATATTCTTTGATGGCGTCAGGACCCTGTTCCTCCCGGTTTAAATTATTTTTGTTGTAAACGTACATAAAGTCGCCGGCGGTGACATCTTCCCCGGCTATATTCAATAGCACCCGGTCGTCTGTCTTCTGGGCAATCAGTAAGTTCGAATATAAAGTAATAACAGTTAATAAGGACACTGCGAACCCGAATTTTCTCATGGTTTATCTCAATTTTAAGTTAATAATTTGCTCTTTTAAAATCCATTACAAACGGCTATAGTTGGGCGCTTCGCTGGTAATGGAGACATCATGGGGATGACCTTCGATGACACCTGCGTGGGTGATCTTGATGAAACGGGCCTGTTTGAGTGCTTCAATATTCTTTGCACCGACGTACCCCATTCCGGCCCGCAAACCGCCTACCAGCTGAAGGATGACTTCCGACAGGGTCCCTTTAAATGGCACCCGGCCTACGATTCCTTCCGGTACTAATTTGCGGATATCATCTTCCACATCCTGGAAATAACGGTCCTTTGATCCCTTCTGCATGGCTTCGATTGAGCCCATGCCCCTGTACGTTTTATATTTCCTGCCATCGAAAATGATGGTTTCACCTGGTGACTCATCCACACCGGCAAACAGGGAGCCAGCCATGATGGTATCAGCTCCGGCCGCCAATGCTTTGGCTATATCACCTGAGTAGCGGATCCCTCCATCGGCAATGACCGGTATGCCTGTGCCTTTAAGAACCTGGCTGACGGAATAAATAGCAGACAACTGCGGTACGCCTACCCCTGCGATAACCCTTGTCGTGCAGATAGAGCCGGGGCCAATACCTATCTTGATGGCATCTGCGCCTGCTTCTGCAAGTGCCAGGGCAGCTTCTGCCGTGCCAATATTGCCCACCACCAGGTCGATATTTGGGAACTGCTGTTTGATTTTGCGGGCAATTTCAATGACACTGCGGGTATGCCCGTGGGCCGTGTCTACCACGATGGCGTCAACATTAGCATCTACCAACGCTTCGGCCCGCTGCAACGTGTTGGAAGCAATGCCGACAGCGGCAGCTACCCGCAACCTGCCCTGGCCATCTTTGTAAGCATTGGGATGCGCCTGTATCTTGATAATGTCTTTATAAGTGATCAGCCCCACGAGACGGTTATGGTCATCCACGACAGGGAGCTTTTCAATCCGGTGCTTCTGAAGGATTTCCGCTGCTATTTCAAATGAAATGAACTCACGGGTGGTGATCAGGTTGTCTTTGGTCATTACTTCGGCTATAGGCCGGTTAGTGTTGCGCTCAAAACGAAGGTCGCGGTGGGTAACAATCCCTACCAGTTCCTTGTTGTTCTTTACCACGGGAATCCCGCCAATACCATATTCTTTCATCAGCATAAGCGCATCCCAGACTATAGCATCTACCGGTAAGGTCACCGGGTCAAGGATCATGCCGTTCTCGGCCCTTTTTACTTTCCTGACCTGATTGGCCTGTTCCTCGATCGACATATTCTTGTGGATCACCCCGATGCCACCCTCCTGGGCTATGGCAATGGCCATCATGGCCTCTGTCACAGTATCCATAGCAGCCGAGACGATCGGAATGTTTAAGTGGATATTCCTGGAAAAAAAGGAACAGATATCAGCCTCCCGGGGCATCACATCAGAATAGGCCGGAACAAGCAGAACATCATCATAAGTGAGGGCTTCACCAAGAAATTTATTGTTATCCAGCGTCATGACCTGAAAAATTTGATTTGCAAATGTATGAAAAAACCCTTTAACAACTCTTAAAAATTGTTAATACCGCGGTTGTGGCTGTATAAGCCAACGTAAATATTCTCAA of the Bacteroidales bacterium genome contains:
- a CDS encoding peptidyl-prolyl cis-trans isomerase, translated to MRKFGFAVSLLTVITLYSNLLIAQKTDDRVLLNIAGEDVTAGDFMYVYNKNNLNREEQGPDAIKEYLDLYINFRLKVREAEELGMDTLQTFRKELEGYRKQLAQPYFVDASVGEYLLKEAYERKNWDIRASHILIRLDKNASPEDTLKAYKKALATRERLLMGEDFGKVAVEISEDPSARDTEASQYRPARKGNLGDLGYFTVFDMVYPFETGAYITEVGKISQPLRTDYGYHLIKVTDKQPAFGQAQVEHIFVALPPNANAKDSLQKKMKIDGAYEKITSGVKFEDVVLEYSEDKGSAGNGGKLPWFGSNRMVPEFIIATRNLKDTGSISAPFSTPFGYHIIKLIGRKPVGTFEEEEFNLKSRLEKDLRNKLSQETVINRIKQENGFKEYPKAKEAVLATLDTSLMKGEWDVNKAKGLDKVVFSLRDVKYTQHDLAQYIAMKQTKRITDIPAFFNETYNTFVVDKCVAYEDSKLEGKYPDFRMLVQEYHDGILLFDLTDKNVWSKAVKDTAGLAEFFAANPGKYMWDKRFHATVVTILKPAQVNTDEVRNMFSTGKTPEEVLNYFNTDTTLNILVETAHFSMSDSPVVDKVKWKAGLSPIVDSPSGPSFVYGYEVLKPEPKILQEARGLVTADYQTFLEEQWVRELRAKYNVIIYEDVLSTLK
- the guaB gene encoding IMP dehydrogenase; the encoded protein is MTLDNNKFLGEALTYDDVLLVPAYSDVMPREADICSFFSRNIHLNIPIVSAAMDTVTEAMMAIAIAQEGGIGVIHKNMSIEEQANQVRKVKRAENGMILDPVTLPVDAIVWDALMLMKEYGIGGIPVVKNNKELVGIVTHRDLRFERNTNRPIAEVMTKDNLITTREFISFEIAAEILQKHRIEKLPVVDDHNRLVGLITYKDIIKIQAHPNAYKDGQGRLRVAAAVGIASNTLQRAEALVDANVDAIVVDTAHGHTRSVIEIARKIKQQFPNIDLVVGNIGTAEAALALAEAGADAIKIGIGPGSICTTRVIAGVGVPQLSAIYSVSQVLKGTGIPVIADGGIRYSGDIAKALAAGADTIMAGSLFAGVDESPGETIIFDGRKYKTYRGMGSIEAMQKGSKDRYFQDVEDDIRKLVPEGIVGRVPFKGTLSEVILQLVGGLRAGMGYVGAKNIEALKQARFIKITHAGVIEGHPHDVSITSEAPNYSRL